CGCCTTGGCGACGGGACAGAACTGGTGGTAGGGCGAACCCATGGTCGAATCGTAGGCCCGCCGGGGGAGCGCGGTACAGATCCTGTACTGGAGGCGGATCTCCACGCGTTCCTACAGTCGAGACGTGACCCGGCACCGCGCCGGATCGCGATCGCATCCGACAGGAGGAATCGCGATGACCGACACCTCGACGACCCCCGGCCTCTGGGCCACCGACGCCGACCGTGCCCTCAAGGCCAAGCATCGCATCATGTGGGCCCTCGGCGACTACCCCGCGGTGGCGACGGAGGTCATCGCCACCCTCGGCCCGACCCTCGTGGACGCCACCGGCATCGCTGCCGGAGACCGTGTCCTCGACGTCGCCGCCGGCTCGGGCAACGCCGCGATCCCGGCCGCACTCGCCGGCGCCGACGTGCTCGCCACCGACCTGACCCCCGAACTCTTCGACGCCGGCCGCCGTGCGGCCGCCGCGGCCGGCGCGACCCTGACCTGGCAGGAAGCCGACGCCGAGGCGCTGCCCTTCGACGACGCGAGCTTCGACGCCGTGCTCTCCTGCGTCGGCGTGATGTTCGCGCCGCATCACCGTCTCGCCGCCGACGAACTGCTCCGCGTCACCCGCCCGGGCGGACGCATCGGGCTGCTGAACTGGACCCCCGGTGGGTTCATCGGCCAGATGTTCGCGACCATGAAACCCTATGCGCCGCCGCCCCCTCCGGGTGCGCAACCACCGCCGCTGTGGGGCGACGAGACCCACGTGCGCGACCTGCTCGGGCACGCCGTCACCGACCTGGAGGTGCGCACCGACAACCTGCGCGTCGAACGGTTCGCGAGCGCCGAGGACTTCCTCGACTTCTTCAAGTCGACCTACGGACCCACGATCGTGGTCTACCGCAACATCGCCGACGATCCCGACCGCGTTGCCGCCCTCGACCGCGCCCTGCTCGAACTCGCCCTGCGCCACGACATCGGTGGGGGAGCGATGAACTGGGAGTACCTGCTGGTCACCGCGCGTCGCGCCTGAGCCGCCGTCAGGGGTGGTGCTCGGCGCGCAGCGCGGCCGTCACCGCGCACACCCGCGCCTCCCGCACCGCCGTCCACAACGGCTGCAGCACCGCCTCCCGTCCGGCGGTCGCCGACGCGGACCCGGCCCGCAGGCCACCGCCGCGACCGGCGACGGTGAGGATCGCCGCGACCTGGTCGGCGGTGTCGAGGATGCGCGCCGCGCGCGGCGGCAGCGACCCCGGATACCGGTGCCGCGCGAGTTCGGCCACCTCGGTGGCGATCTCCTCCCGGGGATCGGCACGACGACCGTCGGTCCCGACGGTGGGGATACCGGTCAGCGCCGACGCCGCGTCGCGGACGGCCTCGCGCATCGCGAACTCGGCCTCCCCGAGACCCCGGTCCGCGGCGGACTCGGGCACCGACTCCAGGGCGAACACGCTCCAGCGCAGCACGTCCGGGCCCTCCCGGTGCGGGACGAGCCCGAGCCCCGGGGCGCCCGGCGCACCCACGACGACACCTTCACCCGTGGCGAGGGCCGCGCCCGCGAAATCCGTGCCGGCCGGCAGACCGCGCACGTCGCCGGGCGCCGGCAGCACCAGCCGCAGTCCCGCGCTCTCCGCCGAATCCACCTGCCGGATCAGCGCGAGCAGCAGGGCCGCACCGTCGGAGACACCCCGCTCGGGCAACCCGGCCGAGGCGGCCGCCGCCGCGTCGTGCGCGCCGACCAGATGCATCGGAGCCCACGCGTGCAGAGCGTCTATGACGTCGTCGGGTGCGGCGTGCCCGGACAACCACGACCCGGCCCAGACGGTCAGTGTCAGGCTCGGAGAACTCACCCGCAAAGCATACGACCGGGACGGGTGCCGTGGCCCGGCGTGGCGGACGGATCCGGTTCGGACGATGTCCTAACGTGGGTCGGCGTGAGCCCACGCGACATGTATGCCGGCGACATCCTCGCCGGTCACACCCGGAGGAAGAAGAAGTCCGTCCCCGAACTCGAAGCCGAGCGCGGGGTCGTCGTCGAGGACGCCGCCTCCGGCTGGTGCGGTGCGGTCGTGGGCTTCGAGAAGACCTACGACGGCGACTTCGTCCGGCTCGAGGACGCCCAGGGCCGCACCCGGCTGTTCGCGATGCGCCCCGCGGCGTTCCTCGTCGATGGTGCCCCTGTCACCCTCGTCAAGCCGAAGGCTCGGTCCGCCGCGCAACCGGCCCGGTCGGCCTCCGGGTCCACCCGCGTCGAGGGACTGCGGGCCCGGGTCGCGCGGGGCAGCCGCATCTGGGTGGAGGGTGTGCACGACGCCGCTCTCGTCGAACGGGTGTGGGGCCACGACCTGCGCGTCGAGGGTGTGGTCGTCGAACAGCTCGAGGGCCTCGACAATCTCGGTTCGCGGCTGGCCGAGTTCGGCCCCGGGCCCGGCCGGCGCGTCGGTGTCCTCGCCGACCACCTCGTCACCGGTTCCAAGGAAGAGCGGCTCACCGCGAACCTCGGCCCGCACGTCATGGTCACCGGCCATCCCTACATCGACGTGTGGCAGGCGGTGAAACCGAAGGCCGTGGGTATCGACGCCTGGCCCGTGATCCCGCGCGGCGAGGACTGGAAGACCGGCGTGTGCCGTGAGCTCGGCTGGGGCACCCCGCAGGACGGCTGGCGCCGCGTCTACGACGCCGTGAACTCGTTCCGTGACCTCGAATCGCACCTCATCGGTGCGGTCGAACGTCTCGTGGACTTCGTCACCGAGCCCGACGAGGGCTGAGCCCTCACAGAATCCGACGAGGGCTGAGCCCTCACAGAATCCGACGAGGGCTGAGCCCACCCCGGGCTCGGGCCGGGCTCAGCGGCCGCCGGTCTCCGTGGGGGCGTCCCCGGTGCCGGGCAGGCCCGTGCCGACACCGCCGACGTCGACGATCGTCCAGTCGGAGGCGCGGTCCATCGTCACCGTGTAGGTCGCGGTGGCGGCGACCCCGTCGGGGGTCTGCTTGCTCTTCGACACCATGTCGACGAACACCTGTACCACGTAGGTGTCGCCGTCGGTGTGCGACGCCTCGGCGGCGAGCAGCCGCGCGTCGGCGGTGTACTCCATCTGCGTCAGCCACGGCGACACCACGTCGACGGCACCCTCGAGCTTCGGCGTCAGCTGTTCGCTGACGCCGTCGGTCAGCGCGGCCCGCCACCCCTCGAGGTCCCGGAAGTCGACCTCGGAGACGCTCAACGCGTACTCGGAGGCGACGGCTTCGGCCTCGGCTTCGACGTCGAGCCGGCTCTGCAGGGCCTGCAACTGCTCGGACGAGTCGTCGGTCGCCCACAGCGCCCCGAATACCACGGCGGCGACGACCGCCGGCGCCGCGACGATCCAGGCGGTGCGGGCGGAGGTGAGGCCGCGGCCCGGGCCCGCCGTCGCGGTGCCGGTGCCGGTGGTGGCCGGATCCTGTTCGGGGAACTCGGTGTTCGAGGCCGAGCCGGTGTTCGACATGACGCTGTATTCCTTCTTCATCGGGGGACGCTCACGGTGAATCGGACGCTGTCGCCCGGTAGCGTGGCGATGGCCTGTTCGAGCAGAGTACCGAGATCCATCCGGCCCACCACGGATCCGGTGGCCTGGGTGGCCGGTCGCAGCGCCACCCCGATCGCGCCGAGTTCGGGTGCCATCTTCTTCAGGAAGTCGGCGAGCTCGATCTCCTGCTGACGCCACGACCCGAGGACCTCCTTGCCGCGCAGCACCGACGAGCCTTCGAACAGGTACTCGTAGGAGACGCCGAGGGTTTCGCCGAACTGGTCGAGCATCGGCGGTGCGGCGACCATTGCGGGCCGCACCCAGTCGACGTCACCCATCATCCACATCAGGTCGCTCAGCACCGTCTCCAGTGACCCGTCGTGCCGGGTGAGGGTCGCCAGCAGCAGTTCCGCACCGCGCGCGGCCGCCGGCATCGTCTCCTGCAGCCCGGACACCGACTCGGTGAACGTCGTGACCAGCTCGTTCAGTGACTCCGCGTCGGTCTGTTCGAGCAGTTCCGAGGTGGTCGCGAGCAGATCCGGTACCGAGGTGGGCAGCTCCACGACCTCCGTCAGGTGCGCGCCGTCCTCGAGATAGGGGCCCTGCGAGGTCGCCGGCAGGAACGAGAACACCGGCTCGCCGAGCGACGACAGGTTCTCCACCCGCATCGTGCTGTCGACGGGGATGCGGTGCTCGGCGTCGTAGGAGATGTTCAGGCGGACGAACCCGTCGAGGTTCTCCATGCCGTCCACGCGGCCGATGTTCACACCCCGGTAGACGACCTTCGAGCCGGTCCGCAGACCGGCGGCGTCGCGCACGTCGACCATCGCGTGGGTGCGGCTGCGCGTCGGGTCGATCTGCAGCACCCCGACGACGAGATACCAGCTGCCGAGGGTCATCACCACGACCAGGGCGAGGGCGGACAGCCAGGCGGGAATACGGGTCACGGCAGAGCTCCGATCATGCGCAGGAGGACCAGACCGTCGGCGAGGGGACTCTCCTCCTCGCCGGCGATGGTCACCTCACGGATGTCGATCCCCGGTTCGAGCAGGAACGGCACGAGTTTCTCGTCGACCAGCGCGACGAGTTCGGCGGCGTTGCCGCGCAGTTCGTCGGCGTTGGGGGACGGCTCGCGCAGCAGCGGCGTGAGGGTCTCGAGATTGTCGTTGATGTGCGGCAGACGCGGGATCAGCCATTCGAGGCCCGTGACCATCGTGTTCACGTCGATGACGATGTTGAGCACGGCCTCCATGAAGTAGGGCACCCGGTCGAGGCGGTAGCGCGCGGTGTCGGAGAACAGGAATCCGATGTCGTCGCGCGCGGCGTCGAGCCGCTGGGACAGGTCGTCGGTGGCGACCACGATGCGGTCGATCTGGTCGATGTTCGCGGCGGCCTCGTTCAGGTCGTTCGAGATCACCGCCGACAGGTCCCGGGTCTCGGCGGGGTCCTCGGGCAGCACCTCGTTGAGGCGGGCGATCGAGTCCTGCAGCCGGGTGATGCTGCCGCCGTTGACGAACATCGCGATCCGCTCGAGCATCTCCTCGATCTGCGGGCCGGGATCGGTGTCGCTCAACGGGATGGTGTCACCGTCCTGCAGGGGCGCGCCGCCGCCGTTCTCCGGCGGCAGCAGCGCGATGTAGATGTCGCCGAGCGCCGTGTTCTGACGTAGTTCGGCGCGGGTGCCGGCCGGCACGATCACCGAGTCGCGCACGTCGATGCGTGCGACGGCGCTGTGCGGTTCGAGGTCGATCGCGCGCAGGGTGCCGACGGAGATGCCGCCGCTGCGGACGTCGGCGCCCGCGGGCAGGCTCAGCAACGACTCGAACTCGAGGTTGAGCCGGTAGGTCGGGCCGCGCACCCCGGAGCCGGGCAGTGCGTGGTCGCTGGGGTCGAAACTGCACCCGCACAGCACGAGCAGCGCGGCGAGCATCGCGCCGACGAACCGCCCTGTGTGGGCGCGGTGGCCGAGCCGCCCTGTGTGGGCGCGGTGGCCGAGCCGCCCTGTGTGGGCGCGGTGGCCGAGCCGCCTCGAGTGGTCGGAGCGGGGGAACGAACGGGTCACGGCGTTGCTCCGATCGTCGACAGGACCAACTGGGGCAGCGGCACCGCCACCGACCGGGAGGACACCACGGTGCAGCTGCCCGGGGCGACCTGTTCGAGTGCCGCGCAGGTCAGGGCAGCGTCGGGGGTGGGTACCTCGGCGCGGGCCGGATCGAGTTCCATCGCGACGGATCCCGGATGGGACTGCACCATCGTCTCGAGCATGGTCAGCGTGCCGGGGATCGTCGCGAGCAGTTCGCTCGAGCTCTCCGCCTGGGTGCGCAGCATCGTCAGGGTGGGCAGCGACGAGTTCAGCGCGTTCATCAGGTGGGGGAAGTGCTCGTTGAACAACCGGTCGAGCGGGCCCACGGCCAGTGACAGTTTCTCGACGAGGATCTTCGCCACGACCAGCATCTGCTCGATGCCGGCCAGGCCCGGCGCGAACGTTTCGATGGTGGACTTGACGTTCTCCCAGTCGCCGACGAGGAGCGAGCTCATCTCGGCGGAGTTGTCGAGGATCTGCCCGAGCTGGTCCATGAAGTTGTCCGGGGAGGACAGCAGCTCCGCGAGATCCCGCAGTTCCCGGTTGAGGGTCGGGCCGAGTCCCTCGAACTCGCGGCCGGCGTCCTGCAGTGCCGACTCGAACGGCGCCGTGCCGTCGGGTCCGCGTTCGGTCATCTTCCGCACGAGCTCGGAGAACGAGCCGAGCGCGTCCGAGACGCTGACCGGGGTGCGGGTGCGGGCGGTGTCGATGCACGTCTCCGGCGACAGGGTCGGGCCGGGGCGTGGATCGGCGTCGACGAGTTCGAGTCTCCGGTCGGTGAGGATCGACGCGTTGGTGATCACGGCGCCGGTCTCGGCGGGCAGGTCGCGGTCGTGGACGGCCATGTCGACGCGTACCCGTGTGCCGTCGGGTTCGACCCGGTCGACGCTGCCGACCGTGATCCCGCGGATCGTCACGGGCGAACCGGGGTACAGGCCGTATGAGTCCTCGAAGTACGCGCAGATCGAGGTGTCGTCGCGGGAGGTCGCGGTGAAGGCGGTTGCGCCGGCCACGGCCAGCGCCACCACCGTCACGGCGGGGACGAGTCGTCGAGTGTTCATGATCGCTGGTCGCAGGTCGGCTGGTCGCAGATCGGCTGGTCGCAGATCGGCTGGTCTCATATCAGCACCGCACTCCCGGCCTCGGGAGACAGACGTCGGGTCGTTCGACCGTCAGTCCGCTCTGGTCGACGAGGGCCTGGCCTTCGGGCCCGGCGACGGCCGCCAGGCCCGTGAGGGTCTCGCGGAGGGACGCCGTCATGGACTCGACGGACGCCTGCAGTTCCGCGCCGCGCTCACCGGCCTCCACGAGGTGGGGGATGATCGGCTCGACCTTCTCCGGGTAGGGGCCGCTGAGGAAGTCGAACAGCAGTCCGGCGAGACCGGAGAGCCCGTCCGCGAAGATCCTCACGTCGTCGGCGGCCTCGATGATGTTCGGGCCGAGGACGGCGTAACCCCGGATGATCTCGAGTGCGAGTTCCTTGTTGTCGTTGGCGGTGCGCAGGTACTCGTTGGACAGCTCGAGCAGGCTCTCGATCTGGTCCTTCTGGGTTGCCATGACGTCCATGACCGACTCGAGGTCGGTGACGGTGATGCGTACCGAATCCGGGGATTCGCCGAGCAGCGCGGCGGTCTTGTCGAGGGCGGTGCGCAGCGCGCCGGTGTCGAGTTCCTCGACCACGGCGGTGGCCTCCTGGAACATATCGTCGACCAGGAACGGCAGGGCGGCGCGGTTCGCCGGGATGGGTTCGGTCAGCGGTTGCCGGCCGGCCGGGTGCAGGGCGAGGTACAGGCCCCCGATCGGGGTGAGCATCCGCACCGACACGGAGGTCTGGTCGCCGACGAAATGCTCGGAGTCGACGGTGAACTCGACGTCGACGTGGTCGTTCGCCAGGCTCGTCCGGGTCACCGACCCGACCGGGACCCCGGCGATGCGCACGTCGTCGCCCGCCGCGAGACCCGCGGTCTCGGGCAGTTCGAGCCGGTAGGTGTGTGCCCCGACGGGACGCAGGTACAGGGCGAGGACGACACCGGCGATCAGGGCGAACACCAGCAGACCCGACAGCGCCCACCACATCTGGGTGCGGGGATCGGCGTCCTCGGCGCCGAAGTCGAGTCGTCCGAACAGGCGGGTGCGCATCAGGCACCTCCGTTGCAGACGGTCAGGGCGCGGCCCTGGAGCAGGACGTCGGCGGCGATCGGCAGTTGCACCGTGCCGTTGCTGCACTGCCGGGCCGTGTCGGTGCGGGGGATGAGGGAGTTGATTCCCTCGAAGATCCCGGGCAGCACCGTGAGCGTGTCGATCGCGGTCTTCGGATCCGGGATCACCTGGTCCACCCGGCGGATGAAGTCGTCGTTGCGTTCGAGGAACCCGTCGTGCTCGGTTTCGGCGCCGAGGCCCAACTGGGAGAGCAGGTTCACGGTGCGGTCCACCTCGGCCATCTCGATCGCGCCGAGCTCGGTCAGGGACAGGAACTCGGTCATGCGTGTCACCAGGGGGGTGAAGATCGAATGGAAGACCTCGAGGATGTTCTCGAGGTTCTCGGATCGGCTCTCCAGTCGGTCGTTGAGGGCGGTGAAGTTGTCGAGGAGCCGGCTCATCAGGGCGCTGCGGTCCTCGGCGTAGCTCGCGAGTTCGGCGATGTCGCGCATGACCGGGGTCGGGCTGGACTCACTGCCTTCGATCAACGCCGCGACGTTGGTGGCCAGCCGGTTGTACACGGCCGGATCCGCTTCGCGCAGAAGCGGTTTGAGGCCGTTGAAGATCGTGGTGATGTCGAACGAGTCGACGGTGTTCACCACCAGGCCGGCCGGGTCGAGTTCCTGCCCGCCCTCCTCGCTGCGCTGCAGTTCGAGATAACGCTGGCCCGTGAGGTTCTGGAACTTCACGAGCAGCCGGTCCGTGTCGCGCAGCCGGTACTCCTCGAGCACGGTGAAATCCACGAGCGCACGGTTGCCGTCGGAGACCGAGATGTCGGTGACCTTGCCGATCTGCACGCCGCGCAGACGCACGTCGGCGTTCTCCTTCAGACCGAAGACGTCACCGAACTGCGCCTTGTAGGCGATGGTCGTGCCGCCGACGGGACGTTCGATCGCCTGCACGATCAACACGATGATCAGGGCGACGACGCCGGCGAGCAATACCAGCCGGATCGCGGCCTGTCGGGGAGTCCTCATCGGGTACCTCCGGTGGTCTCGAGCGGAACCCGGAAGGCGGGGAAGGTGTCGACCAGCACGTCCACTCCCAGCACCACACGATCGCCCTGCCGGTGCAGGGCACCGCCGGCGCCCTCGGTCAGCCGCGCGACCTGGTCGGGGTCGACCGTCTGCAGGCTCTGGTTCATCGGGATCAGGATGTCGAGCAGCATGTCCACGGCATCCGAGGTCGGTCCCAGCGCACCGACGATCTCACCGGACAGGGCGAGCACCAGGTGCGACACCTCGGTGATGGTCTCGCTGGCCTGCTGGGTGCGGAAGTCGTCCTCGAGTTCCTCGACGGACGCGATCGCCGACAGGGTGTTCAACGCCGACGGGGTGAACGCCGCGATCCCCTCGGTGACGTCGGCGAACTTCGGCAGCAGTTCGCTCAGCGGCTCGTTCTGGGTGCGGGCGATGTTCCGCATCACCAGCAGCGACGAGGCCAGCAACGGTGCCATCTGCTGGGTCAGCTCGGCGGCGCTGTCGATCGAGTCGGACAGCTGTGGTGTCACCACGTCGAGCAACAGGCGCCCGGAGTCGCGCAGCACCGTGGTGACGGTGTAGTCGCCGACGTCGCCGAGGTCGAGGGTGCTGCCCGGGGTGATCGGCTGCCCACCCGGCCGGGGGATGAGTTCGAAGGCCGTGGAGCCGAAGATGTTCGACGAGACGAAGCGGGTGTGCATCGTCGACGACAGCTCGTCGAGGTGGTTCTCGTCGACGCTGAGGGTGACGACCTGCTGTTGCGGTCCCCGCGGCTCGACGTCGACCACCGAACCGATCGTCATGCCGCGCAGGCGGACCGCGGTGTCGGTGGAGACACCGTCGCCGAGATTCGATGCGGTGACGGCGAACTGGACCTGGCCCGAGCGGTCCGGTTTCGTTCCCCACCAGGCCGCGGCGGCGACCACGGCGGCGGCGACGAGGACCGCGAGGCCGCGGATGCGCAGCCCGCGCCGGGTAGGCCCGAAGGCCGTGTACTGTGCGTTGCTCACGTGGTCCTCACCCCGAGAAACTGATCGTCGCGTCGAGGCCCCACATCACGAGCGTGAGCACCATGTCGGTGGTCACGATCAGGACGAGGCTTGCCCGGATGGCGCGTCCGGAGGCGATGCCGACCCCCTCGGGGCCGCCGCTCGCGTGATAGCCCTGATAGGCGTGCACGAGCGTCACGACCAGGACGAACACCACCACCTTGATCAGCGAGTAGATCAGGTCGACCGGTTCGGTGAACATGTGGAAGTAGTGGTCGTAGGCGCCGGATCCCTGTCCCTGCACGACGGTGACCGTCACGCCGGTCGCGGCGAAGCCGAGGGCGAGCGCGATGAGATAGGACGGCACGACCGCTCCGACCGCGGCGATGAGCCGGGTGGACACGACGTACGGGATCGAGTCGATGGCCTGCGCCTCGAGCGCGTCGATCTCCTCCGAGATCCGCATCGCGCCGACCTCCGCGGTGATCCGGCAGCCGGCCTGCGCGGCGAACCCGATGGCGGCGATCAGCGGGGCGAGTTCCCGCGGGTTGGCCAGTGCCGACATCGCGCCGGTCAGCGGACCCATCCCGAGCATGTCCAGGGCGGAGAAGCCGACGAGACCGACCATCGCCCCGGCTACCACGCCGAGGATCGCCAGGACCGGGGCCACGCCGCCGCCGACGATGACGGCGCGGCCGTTGCCCCAGGTCAGGTCGGTGAAGATGGAGATGGTCTGTCGCCGGTTGCGGCGCAGGGCGTGCCCGATGCCGCGGAACGAGACGACGACGAAGTGCAGGTAGGCGCCGAGGGACTCGATCGGGATCCAGCCCCGGCGGGCGTGCCGTGTCCACCGCAGGCCGCGGGGCAGATAGGGGGACGGCGTTGCGACGGGGGTCTTCTGTGCGGCGCTCATCAGAGGAACCTCATCGGGACGAACATCAGGACCACCTGGGTGATGAAGAGGTTGACGACCATGCAGGCGATGATGCTGAGCACCACGGCCGCATTGACGCTGTCGGCCACGCCTTTCGGGCCGCCCTTGGCCTCGAGGCCGCGCTGGCTCGAGATGATCGCCACCACGTACCCGAAGACCGCCGCCTTGAACAGGCACACCAGCAGGTCGGTGGTGGAGGCGAAGCTGCCGAAGGACAGCCAGTACGAGCCCGGCGCGACTCCCTGACCGAGGGAGGCCACCGCGAAGCTCGCGACGATGCTCATGAGGATGATCAGCACCGACAGCATCGGTGCGACGACCGCCATCGCCAGGATGCGGGGGGAGACCAGACGACGCTGGGGGTCGATGCCCAGGGTGCGCAGCGCGTCGATCTCCTCGCGGATGGTGCGCGAGGCCAGGTCCGCGGAGATCGCCGAACCACCGGCGCCGCCGATGAGCAGGGCCGCGGCCAGCGGGGCGATCTGCTGCATCACACCCATGCCGCCGACCGCGCCGGCCATGGAGTTGGCGCCGACGTTGTCGGTCATGCTGCCGACCTGCACGGCGATGACGACACCGAGCGGCAGGGCCACCAGCACGGCCGGGACCGCGGACACCGAGATGAAGAACCAGCCCTGCACGATCGCCTCCCGCAGCGGGAAGCGGCCACGGAGGATGTCGACGATCAGGTAGGCCGTCGCGCGGAACGCCAGCCGGAGGGTGCGGCCGAAGGTGCGCATCGACTCGGCCAGGCGTGCCGCGAAGGCGTTCCCGCGAGGTGGTGCACCTGCGGTGCCGTGTGGCGGCGCGCCCGGGACGGCGCCGTCCGCGGTGTGCGAAGTCATGTGGATCCCCCTGAGAAAAGCGATGGTGAGCGGCCCGGCGCGAAGACCGCGACCCGGTGGGGTCGGCGGTGTGCCGCAGCGCGGGCGGTGTCCGTCACGGATATGGAGACGATGACGGTGGTCGGCGGTCAGACCCCCAGAGCCGCACGGGCTTCCGGGATCATCCGGAAGCGCGCGGGCAGTGTACGGGAGGCGAGGAGCATGAACGCCAGCAGTGCCCGGAACTCGCGTTCGCGGGCGGCGCTCCACGGCACACCCCAGATCTGCCGGACGTGTTCGGGGAACGCCCCGAACATCAGCGTCTTCACCGGGCGGCCCGTGAGTTTCTTCAGCACGGCCGGAAGGGGCCGGGGGAGTTCCGCGAGCCTGGGTTCGAGGGTCGCGATGACGTCCTGCTCGTCGACGAGCTGCTGCATGCGGCGGGTGCCGGGCGACATCGCGAGCTTCTCCCGGACCCCGTCCTCGACGTAGCGGCGCAGGCCGGCGACGTCGGCGGGCATGTCGTCCTCGCGCACCCCGAACAGCCGGCCGAGGCGGCAGCTCTCCCGGTAGAAGGCCTCGACCCGGTCCTGCGGTTGCGGGCCGAAGCACACGTCGATGGCGTAGAGGAGCGATTCGACGGTGGTCAGGTGCACCCAGGCCCACACGTCGCGGTTCCACGCGTGGTAGCGGCGTCCCTCGTAGTCCTGCCCGGTGATGGGACGGTGCATCTCGCGCAGTTCCCGCGCGGATTCGGCGACGTTCTCACCGAAGTAGATGCGATAGGTGTAGGCGAGGGTGTTCTCGGCGCGTTCCGAGGGCCGGTCCCACGACTTCGAGTGCTGTTCGAGAGCCGCCATGACGGTGGGGTGCGTGCCCTGCAGGGCCAGGGCGCGGAACAGGAACATGGGCCAGATGCGCCGGTCCGCCAGCAGGTGCACGAAGGTGCGCTGCGCGACGGGAATGTCGGCTTCGATGTTCTCGGGAACGCGCTGTGCGGGAGTGATGTCCATCGCTGGGCTCCTCGGACTCGATGGCGGTGATGGCGGTGGGAAGGGTGCCGTGGTCACTCGGCGTCGGGGGAGGGGGAGGGGGAGGGCGGCGCACTCAGGAAGGACAGCAGGATCCTGGCGATCCGGCGCACGCCGTCGTCGGTGGCGGTGGCGGTACCGAGTTCGGGTGCCAGCCACACGCTCGCGAAGAAGCGCGAGACGATCTCCGCCGCGGTCTCGGTGTCGAACTCGACCCCGGCGTGCGTCGCGGTGAGTTCGAGTTCGTGGCGCACGGACACGAGCAGCATCGTGGTCAGCTGCGGGTCGTGGAGGACCGGGAGGGCGGCACCGTCGTCGACGAACCGGCGGGACACCGGATGGTTGCGGACCGTGCGTACCGCTTCGACGATCCACTCGATGGCCCGCTCGAGGGGATCCTCGATGTCGTCGATCGCATCGTGGAAGGAGCGGACGAGGCGGTCGAGTTCCCACGCGAACGCGCGGCTGAGCAGTTCCTCCTTGGTGTCGAAGCGGCGGAAGACGGTCGCCCGTCCCACCCCGGCCTCGGCTGCGA
This region of Rhodococcus sp. Z13 genomic DNA includes:
- a CDS encoding class I SAM-dependent methyltransferase, giving the protein MTDTSTTPGLWATDADRALKAKHRIMWALGDYPAVATEVIATLGPTLVDATGIAAGDRVLDVAAGSGNAAIPAALAGADVLATDLTPELFDAGRRAAAAAGATLTWQEADAEALPFDDASFDAVLSCVGVMFAPHHRLAADELLRVTRPGGRIGLLNWTPGGFIGQMFATMKPYAPPPPPGAQPPPLWGDETHVRDLLGHAVTDLEVRTDNLRVERFASAEDFLDFFKSTYGPTIVVYRNIADDPDRVAALDRALLELALRHDIGGGAMNWEYLLVTARRA
- a CDS encoding DUF3097 domain-containing protein, translating into MYAGDILAGHTRRKKKSVPELEAERGVVVEDAASGWCGAVVGFEKTYDGDFVRLEDAQGRTRLFAMRPAAFLVDGAPVTLVKPKARSAAQPARSASGSTRVEGLRARVARGSRIWVEGVHDAALVERVWGHDLRVEGVVVEQLEGLDNLGSRLAEFGPGPGRRVGVLADHLVTGSKEERLTANLGPHVMVTGHPYIDVWQAVKPKAVGIDAWPVIPRGEDWKTGVCRELGWGTPQDGWRRVYDAVNSFRDLESHLIGAVERLVDFVTEPDEG
- a CDS encoding MlaD family protein, whose product is MTRIPAWLSALALVVVMTLGSWYLVVGVLQIDPTRSRTHAMVDVRDAAGLRTGSKVVYRGVNIGRVDGMENLDGFVRLNISYDAEHRIPVDSTMRVENLSSLGEPVFSFLPATSQGPYLEDGAHLTEVVELPTSVPDLLATTSELLEQTDAESLNELVTTFTESVSGLQETMPAAARGAELLLATLTRHDGSLETVLSDLMWMMGDVDWVRPAMVAAPPMLDQFGETLGVSYEYLFEGSSVLRGKEVLGSWRQQEIELADFLKKMAPELGAIGVALRPATQATGSVVGRMDLGTLLEQAIATLPGDSVRFTVSVPR
- a CDS encoding MlaD family protein, which gives rise to MTRSFPRSDHSRRLGHRAHTGRLGHRAHTGRLGHRAHTGRFVGAMLAALLVLCGCSFDPSDHALPGSGVRGPTYRLNLEFESLLSLPAGADVRSGGISVGTLRAIDLEPHSAVARIDVRDSVIVPAGTRAELRQNTALGDIYIALLPPENGGGAPLQDGDTIPLSDTDPGPQIEEMLERIAMFVNGGSITRLQDSIARLNEVLPEDPAETRDLSAVISNDLNEAAANIDQIDRIVVATDDLSQRLDAARDDIGFLFSDTARYRLDRVPYFMEAVLNIVIDVNTMVTGLEWLIPRLPHINDNLETLTPLLREPSPNADELRGNAAELVALVDEKLVPFLLEPGIDIREVTIAGEEESPLADGLVLLRMIGALP
- a CDS encoding MCE family protein, encoding MNTRRLVPAVTVVALAVAGATAFTATSRDDTSICAYFEDSYGLYPGSPVTIRGITVGSVDRVEPDGTRVRVDMAVHDRDLPAETGAVITNASILTDRRLELVDADPRPGPTLSPETCIDTARTRTPVSVSDALGSFSELVRKMTERGPDGTAPFESALQDAGREFEGLGPTLNRELRDLAELLSSPDNFMDQLGQILDNSAEMSSLLVGDWENVKSTIETFAPGLAGIEQMLVVAKILVEKLSLAVGPLDRLFNEHFPHLMNALNSSLPTLTMLRTQAESSSELLATIPGTLTMLETMVQSHPGSVAMELDPARAEVPTPDAALTCAALEQVAPGSCTVVSSRSVAVPLPQLVLSTIGATP
- a CDS encoding MlaD family protein, whose protein sequence is MRTRLFGRLDFGAEDADPRTQMWWALSGLLVFALIAGVVLALYLRPVGAHTYRLELPETAGLAAGDDVRIAGVPVGSVTRTSLANDHVDVEFTVDSEHFVGDQTSVSVRMLTPIGGLYLALHPAGRQPLTEPIPANRAALPFLVDDMFQEATAVVEELDTGALRTALDKTAALLGESPDSVRITVTDLESVMDVMATQKDQIESLLELSNEYLRTANDNKELALEIIRGYAVLGPNIIEAADDVRIFADGLSGLAGLLFDFLSGPYPEKVEPIIPHLVEAGERGAELQASVESMTASLRETLTGLAAVAGPEGQALVDQSGLTVERPDVCLPRPGVRC
- a CDS encoding MlaD family protein, encoding MRTPRQAAIRLVLLAGVVALIIVLIVQAIERPVGGTTIAYKAQFGDVFGLKENADVRLRGVQIGKVTDISVSDGNRALVDFTVLEEYRLRDTDRLLVKFQNLTGQRYLELQRSEEGGQELDPAGLVVNTVDSFDITTIFNGLKPLLREADPAVYNRLATNVAALIEGSESSPTPVMRDIAELASYAEDRSALMSRLLDNFTALNDRLESRSENLENILEVFHSIFTPLVTRMTEFLSLTELGAIEMAEVDRTVNLLSQLGLGAETEHDGFLERNDDFIRRVDQVIPDPKTAIDTLTVLPGIFEGINSLIPRTDTARQCSNGTVQLPIAADVLLQGRALTVCNGGA
- a CDS encoding MlaD family protein yields the protein MSNAQYTAFGPTRRGLRIRGLAVLVAAAVVAAAAWWGTKPDRSGQVQFAVTASNLGDGVSTDTAVRLRGMTIGSVVDVEPRGPQQQVVTLSVDENHLDELSSTMHTRFVSSNIFGSTAFELIPRPGGQPITPGSTLDLGDVGDYTVTTVLRDSGRLLLDVVTPQLSDSIDSAAELTQQMAPLLASSLLVMRNIARTQNEPLSELLPKFADVTEGIAAFTPSALNTLSAIASVEELEDDFRTQQASETITEVSHLVLALSGEIVGALGPTSDAVDMLLDILIPMNQSLQTVDPDQVARLTEGAGGALHRQGDRVVLGVDVLVDTFPAFRVPLETTGGTR